The following proteins are encoded in a genomic region of Candidatus Methylospira mobilis:
- a CDS encoding GH36-type glycosyl hydrolase domain-containing protein has translation MSKSRYPLPTARLLSNGHFTSLITGAGSGYCSYGEIALTRWSGDRVSDGDGYFLYLRDMDTGDWWSPGLQPGLRPPDHYRVDGDVASMRLERANQEIVSLMAVAVSPDDAVEVRSLTLSNRSERKRTLELTSLLDVVLNHPAADASHPAFSRLFIQTEHDAESGTLLAHRRPRAASETGLWMFHRVGGAGVDAGFETDRTRFIGRGHTRHDPAALLGNHALSGTAGNVLDPVFSMRRVVELEPGEQAVVVFFLGVAESRTGALAVAQRYADFPSAAPVFEQALLFERGHCAHLSLSEDQAAQFQVLAAAVQYEQPVLRAKNLGLPERFDSCAALARLGVAVSGPLLVVNDQNLCFSEAIALYAKLIAYWRIKGFVCTVLIFAEAPPGFISPDACLYVRSCCDIGRKDFIAILSYARLLAGTELEVSAVDPLYSRYRIKRPAEPGREQAFTPPSDLHFFNGYGGFSADGSEYVIRLNSADETNDRLLLPPLPWVNVVSNEHFGFLISETGAGYTWSRNSREYRLTPWSNDPLLDPHGEALYLRDEEDGTVWSPLPGPIAGAGAYQAAHGYGYSRFIHNGAGIAQETTVFVPRNDPVKIVRIRLTNNSMRTRSLSLFSFQQLLLGSSANDQAQRIETLYEDKLQVLIARQRYSGDFADGFVFCAVSAPTGAALHYSADREAFLGYGQTLSAPAALSKPVLDGCTGAGLDPCFAMQARLTLEAGDTIDCALLLGEAGDARQLATLLQRYRQPGAIAEALFQVQAFWRDTVGGLQVKTPVPAIDLMLNGWLTYQNLSCRLWGRSAFYQGGGAFGFRDQLQDSAALLLLRPDLTRKQILLNAAHQFEEGDVLHWWHPEPANRGQRTRFADDLLWLPWITATYISSTGDSAILNEPVGFISAPPLEPGEDENYLRPGVSKQRADVYEHCCRALDRSLTRGEHGLPLMGTGDWNDGMNRVGREGRGESVWMGFFLCRIISDFLPLCAQRGDSVRAERYSAYRSELEAALNRDGWDGEWYRRAYYDNGAVMGSKDSDECQIDALAQAWAVISGVAPRERGNSALYAVERQLLSDPPGLIRLLTPAFVDTPNDPGYIKGYVAGVRENGGQYTHAACWVVKALAEQRWRDKAAVWLQMLSPVEHALTADDVARYQTEPYVVAADIYGEEPHIGRGGWTWYTGSAGWLYRVGIESVLGFSVEQGSALLLKPCIPDDWDSYSLDYRLPGESTGYLIKINNPSRSAERIVVATLDGESLRLLEEPDGALRIPLQRDGLQHNVEITMGKGA, from the coding sequence ATGAGCAAATCCCGCTATCCATTGCCAACGGCTCGCCTGCTTTCCAATGGTCATTTTACCAGTTTGATAACTGGGGCAGGCAGTGGTTACTGCAGCTATGGAGAGATTGCGCTGACTCGCTGGAGCGGCGACCGGGTTAGCGACGGTGACGGTTATTTTCTTTACCTGAGAGACATGGATACCGGCGACTGGTGGTCGCCGGGCTTGCAGCCAGGCTTGCGTCCTCCCGATCATTACCGGGTAGACGGAGATGTGGCGTCCATGCGTCTGGAGCGCGCCAATCAGGAAATCGTTAGCTTGATGGCTGTTGCAGTAAGCCCGGACGATGCGGTTGAAGTCCGGAGCCTGACGTTGAGCAACCGTTCGGAACGCAAGCGTACTCTGGAATTGACCAGTTTGCTGGATGTGGTGCTGAACCATCCGGCTGCGGATGCGTCTCATCCTGCCTTTTCGCGGTTGTTCATACAGACCGAACATGATGCGGAAAGCGGAACCTTGCTGGCGCATCGCCGTCCGCGCGCGGCCTCGGAAACCGGGTTGTGGATGTTTCATCGCGTCGGAGGAGCAGGCGTCGACGCCGGTTTTGAAACCGATCGCACGCGTTTCATCGGACGAGGGCATACCCGCCATGATCCTGCCGCGCTGCTCGGCAATCACGCATTATCGGGGACTGCAGGTAATGTGCTCGACCCTGTTTTCAGCATGCGGCGAGTCGTAGAGCTCGAACCGGGCGAGCAGGCTGTGGTTGTTTTTTTTCTGGGTGTGGCTGAAAGCCGCACGGGTGCGTTGGCTGTGGCGCAGCGTTATGCGGATTTCCCCTCGGCTGCGCCAGTTTTCGAACAGGCATTGCTTTTTGAACGCGGGCATTGCGCGCATTTGTCCTTATCTGAAGATCAGGCTGCGCAGTTTCAGGTTCTGGCCGCTGCTGTGCAGTATGAGCAGCCAGTCCTGCGGGCGAAGAATCTTGGGTTGCCTGAACGGTTCGATTCGTGCGCCGCTCTGGCGCGTCTGGGCGTCGCCGTTTCCGGGCCGTTGCTGGTTGTCAATGATCAGAATCTCTGCTTTAGCGAAGCAATTGCTTTGTATGCGAAGTTGATAGCTTATTGGCGCATCAAGGGGTTTGTATGCACGGTATTGATATTTGCGGAAGCGCCCCCCGGTTTTATCTCTCCTGATGCCTGTCTGTACGTCCGCAGCTGCTGCGATATCGGACGCAAGGACTTCATCGCTATATTATCGTATGCGCGCCTGCTTGCCGGGACGGAGCTGGAGGTATCGGCTGTCGACCCGCTGTACTCTCGTTACCGGATCAAGCGGCCTGCGGAGCCAGGTCGCGAGCAGGCGTTTACGCCACCCTCCGATCTGCATTTTTTCAACGGGTACGGCGGCTTTTCAGCCGACGGCAGCGAGTATGTTATCAGGTTGAACTCAGCTGACGAGACGAACGACCGTCTTTTATTACCGCCGCTACCCTGGGTCAATGTCGTTTCCAACGAGCATTTCGGGTTCCTGATCAGCGAAACCGGGGCTGGGTACACCTGGTCGCGTAACAGCCGCGAATACCGTCTAACGCCATGGTCGAACGATCCGCTGCTCGATCCTCACGGCGAGGCGCTGTATTTGCGCGACGAAGAAGACGGTACTGTCTGGTCTCCTCTGCCCGGCCCGATAGCGGGGGCAGGCGCTTACCAGGCCGCGCATGGTTACGGCTACAGCCGTTTTATTCATAACGGGGCCGGCATAGCCCAGGAAACCACCGTCTTTGTTCCGCGTAACGATCCGGTTAAAATCGTTCGCATCCGCTTGACTAATAACAGTATGCGTACGCGCAGCCTGTCATTGTTTTCATTCCAGCAATTGTTGCTGGGCAGCAGCGCCAACGATCAGGCGCAGCGCATCGAAACTCTTTACGAAGACAAACTACAGGTATTGATTGCGCGCCAGCGCTACAGCGGCGATTTTGCCGACGGCTTCGTATTTTGCGCGGTCAGCGCGCCTACAGGCGCCGCACTGCATTACAGCGCCGATCGTGAAGCTTTTCTGGGTTACGGTCAAACGCTGTCGGCGCCGGCGGCGTTATCGAAACCGGTGCTGGATGGTTGCACCGGCGCAGGGCTGGATCCCTGTTTTGCCATGCAGGCGCGGCTTACCCTCGAAGCGGGCGATACTATCGATTGCGCGTTGCTGCTGGGCGAGGCGGGGGATGCCCGGCAGCTTGCCACACTATTGCAACGTTATCGTCAGCCCGGAGCTATAGCCGAGGCTTTATTTCAGGTACAGGCATTCTGGCGAGATACCGTGGGCGGCTTGCAGGTAAAGACGCCGGTACCTGCTATCGATTTAATGTTGAACGGCTGGCTTACCTACCAGAATCTCAGTTGCCGTCTGTGGGGGCGCTCCGCCTTTTACCAGGGAGGGGGCGCTTTCGGTTTCCGCGACCAGCTGCAGGACTCGGCAGCCTTGTTGCTGCTGCGTCCCGATCTGACCAGAAAACAGATACTGCTCAATGCCGCGCATCAGTTCGAGGAAGGCGACGTATTGCACTGGTGGCACCCGGAACCGGCCAATCGCGGACAGCGCACCCGTTTCGCCGATGATTTGCTGTGGCTGCCGTGGATTACGGCTACCTATATAAGCAGCACAGGCGACAGCGCGATCCTGAACGAGCCGGTCGGTTTTATCAGCGCGCCGCCGCTGGAGCCCGGCGAAGATGAAAACTATCTGCGGCCCGGCGTTTCAAAGCAGCGCGCCGATGTTTACGAACATTGCTGCCGTGCGCTGGATCGTTCGCTGACGCGCGGCGAGCACGGTTTGCCGTTGATGGGTACTGGCGACTGGAATGACGGTATGAACCGGGTTGGGCGCGAAGGCCGCGGAGAAAGCGTCTGGATGGGGTTTTTTCTGTGCCGCATTATCAGCGACTTCTTGCCGCTATGCGCACAGCGCGGTGATAGCGTGCGCGCGGAGCGCTATAGCGCTTACCGTAGCGAACTAGAAGCCGCTTTAAACCGGGACGGCTGGGACGGCGAATGGTACCGGCGCGCCTATTACGACAATGGTGCGGTGATGGGGTCGAAAGACAGCGATGAATGTCAAATCGACGCGTTGGCGCAGGCGTGGGCAGTTATATCCGGCGTTGCTCCGAGAGAGCGCGGCAATAGCGCGTTATATGCGGTGGAGAGGCAATTGCTGTCCGATCCGCCCGGTTTGATTCGCCTGCTGACGCCGGCTTTCGTCGATACGCCGAACGACCCCGGCTATATCAAGGGGTATGTGGCCGGAGTGCGCGAGAATGGCGGGCAATACACGCATGCCGCATGCTGGGTGGTGAAAGCGCTGGCGGAACAGAGATGGCGTGACAAGGCGGCGGTCTGGCTGCAAATGCTTAGCCCGGTCGAGCATGCCTTGACCGCTGACGATGTGGCGCGCTATCAGACTGAACCCTATGTGGTCGCCGCCGATATCTACGGCGAAGAACCGCATATCGGGCGCGGTGGCTGGACATGGTACACCGGTTCGGCGGGCTGGCTTTACCGCGTCGGCATCGAATCGGTGCTGGGTTTCAGCGTGGAGCAAGGCAGCGCCTTGTTGCTGAAGCCTTGCATTCCCGACGATTGGGACAGCTACTCTCTTGATTACCGTTTGCCTGGCGAAAGCACTGGCTATCTCATCAAGATCAACAATCCGTCCCGCAGCGCCGAGCGTATTGTTGTCGCGACCCTGGATGGTGAATCCTTGAGATTGCTGGAGGAGCCGGACGGCGCGTTACGCATACCATTGCAGCGCGACGGTTTGCAACATAACGTGGAAATTACCATGGGGAAGGGGGCTTGA
- a CDS encoding methyl-accepting chemotaxis protein, producing MFKNIKVGVRLIFGFMIIVLLLILIAFIGLTRMNTLNADLDKVINSEYPGTALANEIAFLSLDNTRIVRNLILMTDESKKMANKENYDKNIVKIDEDFVLLDKLTTGETGQELLAEMKAAKLVFRSFTHKVITLALAHKAAEATAELYGEDYLSQITYLNSIKKMVQFQTESMKNAGEKAAQICNEDRQLMLVLAGISILLSVLIAFTTIRSITRPLKAVMDALNKVAKGELPPRIKENYGGEFDTLRDSLNNSVSAVNALATDVSMLSSAAVAGRLGTRADAEKHQGDFRKIVEGVNDTLNAVIEPLSVAANHIDRIAKGDIPPHIGEHYNGDFNSLKNNLNTAIDGINALVADISLLSEAAEKGRLEIRADSARHQGDFRKIVEGANKTVDIQERTIGEVIAAVDVLSGAIAEVNATAQLLAQMTTEQAVSVEETGASIEQMNASIKHNAENARLTDVMAAKTAREADEGGEAVTQTVSAMKNIASMIGIINDIASQTNLLALNAAIEAARAGEHGRGFAVVAAEVRKLSERSQMAAQEISELTDSSVTMAEKAGRRLNDIVPDVAKTSSLIQEIAYSSKEQSCGVEQINHAMEQLNQITQQNANASEKLAATAEEMNEQAERLKNHMSFFSIKYRPRQKSETNRSSAVDSNPALPMKESSHAVAAAPVNEEEFVQF from the coding sequence ATGTTTAAGAATATTAAAGTGGGAGTACGGTTGATATTCGGCTTCATGATCATAGTATTGCTTTTGATACTGATCGCATTCATCGGGCTAACGAGAATGAACACGTTGAATGCCGACCTCGACAAGGTAATTAATTCCGAATATCCGGGAACCGCTCTTGCAAACGAAATTGCTTTTCTGTCGCTGGACAATACGCGCATTGTCCGCAATCTGATACTGATGACGGACGAAAGCAAAAAAATGGCTAACAAGGAGAACTATGACAAGAATATTGTAAAGATAGACGAAGACTTCGTGCTGCTGGACAAACTGACCACAGGCGAAACAGGGCAAGAACTGTTGGCGGAGATGAAAGCCGCCAAACTGGTATTTCGCAGTTTCACGCACAAAGTAATAACACTGGCCTTGGCTCACAAAGCCGCAGAAGCGACCGCCGAACTCTATGGCGAAGACTATTTATCCCAGATCACTTATTTGAACAGCATCAAAAAAATGGTCCAGTTTCAAACGGAGTCCATGAAAAACGCCGGCGAAAAGGCTGCGCAGATCTGCAACGAAGACCGGCAACTGATGCTGGTTCTGGCGGGCATATCGATCCTGTTATCGGTTTTGATCGCATTTACCACCATACGAAGCATCACCAGGCCGCTGAAGGCGGTAATGGATGCGCTTAATAAAGTCGCCAAGGGCGAGCTCCCTCCGCGAATCAAGGAAAACTATGGCGGTGAGTTCGATACGCTCAGGGACAGCCTGAATAATTCAGTCAGCGCGGTAAACGCCCTGGCAACAGACGTATCGATGCTTTCCAGCGCGGCTGTGGCCGGCCGGTTGGGAACCCGCGCCGACGCCGAAAAACATCAGGGCGACTTCCGCAAGATCGTCGAGGGCGTCAATGATACGCTGAATGCCGTGATCGAGCCGTTAAGCGTGGCGGCGAACCACATCGACCGCATTGCCAAGGGCGACATTCCTCCGCATATCGGCGAACATTATAACGGCGACTTCAACAGCCTGAAAAACAATCTCAACACGGCTATCGATGGGATCAATGCACTGGTGGCAGACATCTCCCTGCTTTCGGAGGCGGCGGAAAAGGGCAGGCTGGAAATACGGGCCGACTCGGCCCGGCATCAGGGCGATTTCCGCAAAATCGTGGAAGGCGCCAACAAGACCGTGGATATCCAGGAGCGCACCATCGGCGAAGTGATTGCCGCAGTCGACGTGCTATCCGGCGCAATAGCCGAAGTCAATGCCACCGCACAGCTGTTGGCGCAAATGACCACAGAACAGGCGGTCAGCGTCGAGGAAACCGGCGCATCGATAGAGCAAATGAACGCGTCCATCAAACATAATGCGGAAAACGCCCGACTGACCGATGTCATGGCAGCCAAAACCGCCAGGGAAGCCGACGAGGGCGGCGAGGCGGTGACTCAAACAGTGAGCGCGATGAAAAATATCGCCAGCATGATCGGCATCATCAACGATATCGCCAGCCAGACCAATCTGCTGGCCCTTAACGCCGCTATCGAGGCGGCGCGCGCCGGTGAACACGGCAGAGGCTTTGCCGTTGTCGCTGCTGAAGTGCGCAAGCTATCAGAACGCAGCCAGATGGCCGCGCAGGAAATCAGCGAACTGACCGACAGCAGCGTGACCATGGCGGAAAAAGCCGGGCGTCGACTGAATGATATAGTACCCGACGTCGCAAAAACATCCAGTCTGATACAGGAAATCGCCTATTCATCCAAGGAACAATCTTGTGGCGTTGAGCAGATCAACCACGCCATGGAGCAGCTAAACCAGATCACGCAACAGAACGCCAATGCATCCGAAAAGCTGGCGGCAACGGCTGAAGAAATGAATGAGCAGGCAGAACGCCTAAAAAATCATATGAGCTTCTTTTCGATTAAATACCGGCCAAGGCAAAAGAGTGAAACAAACCGCTCTTCTGCCGTGGATTCAAACCCGGCGCTGCCTATGAAAGAAAGTTCGCATGCCGTTGCGGCGGCGCCTGTAAACGAAGAGGAATTTGTTCAGTTTTAG
- a CDS encoding HAMP domain-containing methyl-accepting chemotaxis protein, which yields MTVKARISMLLGCALVGFLGLTGLNEYLLDQVFTTTNYANINTVPSVMSLATARNSFNQLRIRVFRHIFTNDAVKMTEIDASINEAQATIEDALKKYEPLISDDEDKQLLADDRALLTEYLHTLKPVLLLSRQNKDVQAHNALVNADIVARNLYTAIERHVAHNERLGKRYADDAVEAKHRAANLSRTIALLMLATVGAMGLLIIRSLQQQLGGEPGKAAEIANRIAVGDLSVRIDLRPGDTSSLMAAMENMSASIQALVVDSTALSVAAQEGRLDVRAGTDRHKGDFYKIVIGINNTLDAMIEPIHEASRVLAALEQGNLSQRITAEYHGQFRRLRDSVNNTVDKLAHTIEQVMAATETLSHATGEVSATAQSIAQMVNEQAVSVEETSSSIEQMSASIRQNAENAKVTDTMAAKSAKEAHEGGVAVMQTVTAMKSIADMINIINDIAGQTNLLALNAAIEAARAGDQGKGFAVVAAEIRKLSERSQMAAQEIGELAGNSVVTAEKAGQMLKEIVPSVTKTSDLVQEIACASEEQSCGVEQIGRAMDQLNRVTHQSASISEELAATAEEMSEQAEQLRKHMGFFSVNKLAEQRKDTCHPSTNAHGSPISSESELAAPSITAGNINEAEFVRF from the coding sequence ATGACTGTTAAAGCTCGTATATCGATGTTGCTGGGTTGCGCCTTGGTAGGATTTCTGGGACTGACTGGTTTGAACGAGTACCTGCTTGACCAAGTGTTTACCACAACCAATTACGCCAACATCAACACGGTACCCAGCGTTATGAGTCTGGCAACAGCCAGGAACTCGTTCAATCAACTCCGGATACGGGTATTCCGTCATATTTTCACCAACGACGCAGTCAAAATGACAGAAATTGACGCCTCGATCAACGAGGCTCAAGCGACCATCGAAGACGCTCTAAAAAAATATGAACCCTTGATTTCCGATGACGAAGATAAGCAGTTGCTGGCTGATGACCGGGCGCTGCTGACGGAGTATCTCCACACCCTGAAACCGGTACTGCTTCTTTCCCGCCAGAATAAGGACGTTCAAGCCCATAATGCGTTGGTCAATGCCGACATTGTTGCACGAAATCTCTACACAGCCATCGAAAGGCATGTCGCCCATAACGAACGGTTAGGTAAACGATATGCCGACGATGCTGTCGAAGCAAAACACCGCGCCGCCAACTTGTCCCGCACCATAGCCCTGTTGATGCTGGCTACGGTCGGCGCGATGGGCTTGCTGATCATTCGTAGCCTGCAACAGCAATTGGGCGGAGAGCCCGGCAAAGCTGCGGAGATCGCCAACAGGATCGCTGTAGGCGACTTGTCCGTCCGTATCGACTTACGCCCCGGAGATACATCAAGCCTGATGGCTGCAATGGAAAATATGTCCGCATCGATCCAGGCGCTGGTTGTCGATAGTACAGCGCTATCCGTAGCAGCGCAGGAAGGCCGTTTGGATGTACGAGCCGGCACAGACAGGCATAAGGGAGACTTCTACAAAATCGTCATAGGAATCAACAACACCCTTGATGCGATGATCGAACCGATCCACGAAGCCAGTCGAGTATTGGCCGCACTGGAGCAAGGAAATCTATCCCAACGCATAACGGCGGAATACCACGGTCAATTTCGTAGACTACGCGATAGCGTAAACAACACGGTGGACAAACTGGCGCATACCATTGAGCAGGTAATGGCGGCTACCGAAACCTTGTCGCACGCAACCGGAGAAGTCAGCGCCACCGCGCAATCGATAGCGCAGATGGTCAACGAACAGGCTGTCAGCGTAGAGGAAACAAGTTCATCCATCGAACAAATGAGCGCGTCCATCAGACAGAACGCCGAAAACGCCAAAGTTACCGATACCATGGCCGCAAAAAGCGCAAAAGAAGCACATGAAGGCGGCGTGGCGGTAATGCAGACTGTAACCGCGATGAAAAGCATTGCCGATATGATCAATATCATCAACGATATTGCCGGGCAAACCAATCTGCTCGCGCTCAACGCGGCTATCGAAGCGGCGCGCGCCGGAGATCAAGGCAAAGGTTTTGCGGTAGTCGCCGCCGAAATTCGCAAGCTGTCGGAACGTAGCCAGATGGCGGCTCAGGAAATAGGCGAGCTGGCGGGCAACAGCGTGGTAACGGCGGAAAAAGCAGGACAAATGTTAAAGGAAATTGTACCCAGCGTCACAAAAACCTCGGATCTGGTTCAAGAGATAGCCTGCGCATCCGAGGAGCAGTCATGCGGCGTGGAACAAATCGGCCGAGCCATGGACCAGCTCAACCGGGTCACGCATCAGAGCGCCAGCATATCCGAGGAACTGGCGGCGACGGCGGAAGAAATGAGCGAGCAGGCGGAACAGCTCAGAAAGCATATGGGTTTCTTTTCCGTAAATAAGCTGGCCGAACAGCGAAAAGACACCTGCCATCCCAGCACAAACGCCCACGGCTCCCCAATATCGTCCGAATCGGAACTCGCCGCGCCGTCTATAACTGCCGGCAACATAAACGAAGCTGAATTTGTTCGTTTTTAA
- a CDS encoding bacteriohemerythrin, whose amino-acid sequence MSLFTWNDDLCVGVAEIDNQHRKLVQLINGLHDHMLAGDAREIMGKVLDRVIEYTGFHFTTEERLMKAHGYPHAAAHLHEHEKLVATATDLQTRLNSGHALITAETMIFLKEWLYHHIMESDQLLGKYLNSKGVV is encoded by the coding sequence ATGTCTTTATTTACCTGGAACGACGATTTGTGCGTTGGGGTAGCGGAAATCGATAATCAACACAGGAAACTGGTGCAGCTGATTAATGGCTTGCACGATCATATGCTGGCGGGAGACGCACGCGAGATTATGGGCAAGGTCTTGGACAGGGTAATCGAATACACCGGCTTTCATTTCACAACGGAAGAGCGTCTGATGAAAGCGCATGGTTATCCACACGCGGCGGCTCATTTGCACGAACATGAAAAGCTGGTTGCAACCGCCACGGATCTGCAAACAAGGCTGAATAGCGGTCATGCGTTGATTACCGCCGAAACCATGATTTTTCTGAAGGAATGGTTATATCATCATATAATGGAGTCGGATCAATTGCTGGGGAAGTACCTGAATTCTAAAGGCGTTGTATAA
- a CDS encoding chemotaxis protein CheW — protein sequence MLLVPFQLGGEHYALPASGIIAITQVPHLHALPRAPEWIKGLFRYQGAVLPAVDMGTLITGTPCRDWLSTRLLLVGTEEDHDSRKPAIGLVAERVTSTLSIDQNSLSETGVQFATAPWLGSVAALDHALLQLIRWEPLLTDDLARLCAETAL from the coding sequence ATGTTACTCGTACCTTTCCAGCTTGGCGGCGAACACTACGCGCTCCCCGCCTCCGGCATTATCGCGATAACGCAAGTCCCGCATCTGCATGCGCTGCCTCGTGCGCCGGAGTGGATAAAAGGTCTGTTCCGCTATCAAGGCGCAGTACTTCCCGCTGTCGATATGGGTACGCTGATTACCGGAACGCCATGCAGAGACTGGCTGAGCACGCGCTTGCTGCTGGTCGGGACCGAAGAAGATCACGATAGCCGCAAACCGGCAATCGGATTAGTGGCCGAGCGCGTCACCAGCACGCTATCCATCGATCAGAACTCACTAAGCGAAACGGGAGTTCAGTTTGCAACTGCACCGTGGCTGGGATCCGTCGCCGCGCTCGATCATGCCTTATTGCAACTTATACGATGGGAACCGCTGCTTACGGATGACCTGGCGCGGCTATGCGCCGAGACGGCTTTATGA
- a CDS encoding chemotaxis protein CheW, whose amino-acid sequence MNGTAAGIQNTLESSNAVNTLEYCWKRIGTLGGDRTCDRLAGLIHCRNCAVYHQAAHTLLDRPPQKKYVDLWTEQLAAQPEKDEGNEQISIVIFQIGHEWFGLPTARVGAGSEGCRWRRIPHRSNKEFLGLMAVRGELVLCFSLHAILDIDPDEYSTCTHVLVCGEESRRLAFPVQKIGGERRIILTQHSKPPVTISRAVDTYTQALVETEGYSVAVLDADRLFRAMEAKVR is encoded by the coding sequence ATGAACGGAACAGCAGCCGGCATCCAGAATACGCTGGAGTCTTCCAACGCAGTGAACACTCTCGAATATTGCTGGAAGCGGATAGGCACATTAGGCGGAGACCGCACTTGTGATCGTCTGGCCGGACTGATCCACTGCCGGAACTGCGCAGTCTACCATCAAGCGGCACACACCCTGCTGGATCGTCCCCCTCAAAAAAAATACGTCGACCTGTGGACGGAACAATTGGCCGCGCAACCCGAAAAAGACGAAGGAAACGAGCAGATTTCCATCGTAATTTTCCAGATCGGACATGAATGGTTCGGTCTGCCCACGGCACGCGTCGGCGCGGGAAGCGAAGGCTGCCGCTGGCGGCGTATACCGCATCGCAGCAATAAGGAGTTTCTCGGACTGATGGCGGTACGCGGCGAACTGGTACTGTGCTTTTCGCTCCATGCCATACTGGATATCGACCCCGACGAATACAGTACATGCACACATGTGCTGGTCTGTGGAGAAGAAAGCCGCCGGCTTGCTTTTCCGGTGCAAAAAATTGGCGGCGAAAGACGCATTATCCTCACTCAGCACAGCAAGCCGCCCGTTACCATCTCGCGAGCTGTAGACACTTATACCCAGGCGCTGGTGGAAACGGAAGGATATTCGGTCGCCGTGCTGGATGCCGACCGCTTGTTTCGAGCCATGGAGGCGAAAGTGCGATGA